Genomic window (Vibrio pomeroyi):
TCCTTGTATAGAAAAACGCCCTTAAGAAATAAGGGCGTTACATTGGATTACTTAAGAAGGGTCACTTTAGTGATGACGATTGGGTCGACTGGGATGTCTGACATACGGCCCATTCGCTTGGTTGGAATCGTTGCCATCTTTTGAACAACATCAAAACCTTCAGTTACTTTGCCGAATACTGCGTAACCTGGGTTACCGCCTTTTGCGTTCAAGAAATCATTATCAGAGAAGTTAATGAAGAACTGGCGAGTCGCAGAATCTGGCGCATTAGTACGAGCCATAGCGATTGTGGCTGTATCGTTCTTCAAGCCATTGCTGCCTTCATTCTTGATAGGAGCATAAGTTGCTTGTTGATTCATGTCTTGATCGAAGCCGCCACCTTGCGCCATGAAACCAGGAATAACACGGTGGAAGATAGTACCTTCGTAGCTGCCGTCAGCAACGTACTTTAGAAAGTTCTCAGCACTCACCGGTGCTTGCTCTTGGTTAAGCTCGATAGTGAAGTCGCCTAATGTTGTTTCTACGTTCACTTTAGGACCAGCCCAAACGCTCACGCTCACCAGCATTAGAGCAATAGAAGATAAAATGCGACCCATTAGAAACGTTCCTTCATGTAAGTTTGTAGCTCTTGGTCGTTGGCAATCTCTTTCAATACCAAGTTGATTACATCGTTAAGCACCATCGCGATATCATCGTTTGAAGCGCTTAATGCGCCTGT
Coding sequences:
- a CDS encoding peptidylprolyl isomerase, with the protein product MGRILSSIALMLVSVSVWAGPKVNVETTLGDFTIELNQEQAPVSAENFLKYVADGSYEGTIFHRVIPGFMAQGGGFDQDMNQQATYAPIKNEGSNGLKNDTATIAMARTNAPDSATRQFFINFSDNDFLNAKGGNPGYAVFGKVTEGFDVVQKMATIPTKRMGRMSDIPVDPIVITKVTLLK